AGTTCCACGATCGGCGCCCCCGCCGTGCGGATTTCGTCGATCCACCCGCCGAGGCCAAGCGGATCGCTCGGGTCGCAGCGGAGCAGGTGTTCGATCACCTCAAGCGCCATGTCGCGCTTGCCAAGTTCCGCGAGGCACCACGCCAACCCGCGGCCGGCGTCGAAGAAGGGGCGATTCGCCGGATGGAGCGCCGGCACCGGCGTCGGGTGCTTCGCCTTCGCAAGGACGCGCTGCCCCACCTGATAGCCAAATCCAAAGTGCCCGCGGCCGAGGGCCACGTCGCCCATCGATTCGACGGCGAGCTTGCCCAGTAGGTAATGGGCCTCGATCATCTCGGGGCACGTTTCGACCAGCCAGCGGAGTTCGTCGACCGCCACGTCGGCTTCCCCGACGGCGATCATCTCGCGAACTTCTTCGAGATCTTCGGCGCACTCCATCACGTCGCGCGGATGGACGAGCACATACCCCTGCCCGCTGCGCATCCGTTCAACGGAAACGTGCGAGCTAGAGCGTGAAGATTTCCCTGAACGGCGTTTCGCCATCAATAACTGGTTCCCATGTCCCTCGAATCAAATGTGGCGAGGGGTTAAATGCGTTGCCCGCGAATGACGCGAATGTACGCTAATGAATTGAACTCAAATACTTTCAACACAGAGGACACAGAGATCACGGAGAAGTGCACCGAACTTAACGCCGCAAGTCTTCTCCGAGTCCTCTGTGCTCTCTGTGTTAAATCTCCCCCGCATTTCTTTCGCGACCATTCGCGTCATTCGCGGGCTATTCCTAAAGCTCTTTCCCAATCGCATAAATCTCATCCGCATCGAGCACCAGGTCGTTGCGGGTAAACAGCTTCGCGATCGCCGCTTTGTGAATCTTCATTTTCGTCCCGCCGACGCCGAGGGCGCCGTAGCAGACGATGGCGCCATGGTGCGTCGCCTTATCGGTTGGCGCCACGTCGCCCAGGCCGTGGGCCGGCACGGCGTTCAAGTCGATCGCCGCCTGCAGGCCCGCCGCTTGGGCGAGGTAGCCCTTCGGCAGCAGCTCCACCCCGGGCGGGCCGCAGGCGATCACCGCCTGGGCGCCTTCCACCGCCGTCGCCGCGGCCATCGCGTTTTCGTTCGTCCATGCCGTGAGATCGGCGCCCGGCACGATCCGGCTGATCTTGTCGCACGTCCCCTCGGCATGCGTCAACTTGCGAGAAGCCACCCGCACGCGAGCCCCTTCGCTCGCCAGCAGCCGCACCACTCGCCGACCGACGGCGCCCGTCCCAGCCAGCACGGTGACGATCGCTCCCGAGAGCGGCACATGCCGCCGCGCCGCAAGCACCGCCGCGGCCGCCGTCGTGTTCGCCCCGTTGGCGTCGAGCATCACCGACACCCGCATCGGCCCGAAGAACGCCTCGGTCGCCGCCTTGAGCAGCCCTTCGGCCACTGTTACGTCCGACCCGCCAATAAACACGGCCGTATTCTTCAGCTCCTGCGGCCCGCGCGTGAACATGGCGCCGTACACCAAGTCGCGCACCTGAGCCGCCGCCACGCCGCCATGGCGAAACAAAAAGTCGACGCCCGAATCAACCGCCACCACGCCGTCAAACACGCTCGGCTGCGGATCAGCGTCGAGGCAGACCAGAATCTTTTTGAGAGACATAGATGTGAGTGACTGGTAACTAGTGACTGGTAGCCGCGGGTCAACGACCCGCCGGAGCGACTTCAAATGGGGAATGTCGAATGTGGAATGGGGAGCAGCATCCCCTCCCCCATTCCACATTCAGCATTCCCCACTAAATAAAAAAGCCACGCGCCGCGCCCAGCGCGACGCGTGGCCCATTCTCATTTCCAAGCAGCTGACTGCTGAACGCTGACAGCTGATCGCTTGATTTAGAACCCACGGAACGGATGCGCCGCCGCATCCTTCCCAGCGAGCATTTCGTCGACGTTCGGCTTCCCTTCCATGGCGTTCTTGATCGCCATGACGGTCGCTTCGTAGTTGTAGTCGTAAATCTTCTTGTCGTCGGCCGCTTCCCAGTGGATGAACACGCCGCAGACGATCACCAGGTTCTCGACGTCGCCCTTCTTGATCACGCCGTTGGCGACCGAGTCGGCCACGGCCTTGGCAACGGCGGCTTGGGCCGGGCCGAACATTTGCACGGCTTGCTTGGCGCCCTTGATTGTCACCTTGGTGATCATCACGGTCGCGGGCTTCACAGCCAGGTTCGGCGTGAGCACGGCCAGCAGGTTGCTGTGACCTTCGCTCTGACGGGCCAAGGCGTTGGCGAACGCCACGCCGACCGGACCGGCCTTGTCGCCGATCAGCAGGTCGATATGGGCAATTTCATTTCCTTCGCCAGCCAGTGCCTCTCCGATGAACATCGACATTCCTAGATTCTCCCACGCGAAAGGTAAGTTCGTTGATCGGCGAGCCGGCGATCGGCTCCCGGCTTCTGCCAGAGCGTCGCGGCCAGTCCCCGAGTCATTCGCCGGGGTAGCCTCCAGAGCCTCCGCCGCATCGCGGCGAGCCTAGCAGGATACCAGGGCCTGCGGGCGGTGTTAAGGATGCCGGTATTGGCGGCATTTTCGGCAAGGTTTCACGAAACGCCGCCCCGCCGCAACGGTTTTTAGCCCCCGGTTATTCAAACCGGGGGCGTGCGCGACTGCCCGATCGCGCCGGTGGCCCAAATCACCCCCGGTTTGAAGAACCGGGGGCTAATCCCCAATCGACGCCACGCTCCAATCGCGTCGCGCTCCCTCCGAACGATTCGCCCCCTTAATTTCCCGCCACTTATCCAAATAAAGTTGACGCGCAACGCCGATCTGTGAAATACTCCCGCCAGCAAGCGTCCGATCGGCTGGTAATTCTTTGGACAGAGGCCCAGCCGCGACGCGCTCGCGCCACATTCTTATCTCTCCAACGGAACAGGGAGTACAAACATGGCACATCGTGTCCGGGGGCGCCGCTGCGCCTTCACCTTGGTAGAACTGCTGGTGGTGATCGCCATCATCGGCACGCTCATGGGCTTATTGCTGCCCGCCGTGCAGAACGCTCGCGAGTCTGGACGCTCGAACGCTTGCCGATCGAACTTGGCGAACATTCAAAAAGCGATGACGACCTACGAGGTCGCCAACAAAGAGTATCCCGGTTACATCAATCCCATCGGAATCATGGGCGACGGCCGAGCCAGTTGGGGGGCGATGATGCTGCCCTATATCGAGCAAACGCAATTGTGGGACGAACTGGTCGCGGGCCGACAGGCGGCCGCCCCAATCGACGTTTACATTTGTCCCAGCAACCCGCCTCGCACCGAGGGCGGGCCCGCGATGTCCTATCTGGCCAATACGGGGTCGATTCAGGATGAGAAAATCAAAGATGAAAACGACGATTGCAGTATCGTCGAGAACCCCGGCAACGGGCTCTTCTTCGATCGAACCCGCAGCATCGGCCCGCCAGATGTCCGCGATCTGGAGCCAGACTGTCAGAAGCCCCAACGCGATCCGATCATTCGCATGACGGCCGCCAGCGTTCAGGCGCAGGGCGACGGCTCAACCCACACGCTGATGTTCTCCGAAGGGATCAACGCCCTCGCGTGGACCGGGCTCGCCCAGTCCGATAAAGCTTGGCACTACGGCTTTTGCTGGGAAGATCCGCTGACGATCAAAAACGCCACGACCAACGGCGTTAGTTCGCCCGAACTCGTCGCCGATGCAAGCTACCGCGTGATCAACGGCGTCAAGGAGATCCTGCCGGAGTATCAAGGCGATAAGGCGCCAAACACGGGCGTCGCCTCAAGTTTTCACCCAGGCGGCGTCAACGTCGCCTTCGTCGGCGGAGCCGTCCTGTTCCTGAGCGACCGGATCAGCCCGATCGTCTACGCCCAACTGATGACGTCGAACCGGAAACTCTCGGACCTGGCCTACGGCGGTAAGCACGACCGCGATATGCCGACTCCGGGGCCGGACGACTACTGATCTGCCGCGTTTTGGGCCTCGGCGGCTTGCCTCGCCGCCAGGCGATCTCCAGATTCCCGCAAAGCCGCGGCTGACTTCTCCGTCAGCTGCGGATTTGCTGGACTTTCCCCCCGCTATTTGCGACAATTTGGAATGCAGGGTCGCGCACCCGGTGCGCCATTATTTCTCGTGTATCCTCGACCTGCGCGACCCAGGCCAGGGGCACTCGTCATTCGGACAGAACAGGGAGAATCGCAGAGATGAGGCTATCTAACCGTAAAGCATTTACGCTCGTCGAGCTACTGGTGGTGATCGCCATCATCGGCACCCTCGTCGGCTTGCTGCTCCCCGCTGTCCAAGCGGCCCGCGAAGCAGCTCGCCGTAACACCTGCGCGGCGAATCTGACGCAGCTGTCGAAGGCGCTGGCGATTCGCGAGACGTCGACCAAGGATCTGCCCGGCTACATCAATACGCTGGGGATCAAAGGCAGCACGAAGATGGTTCGCGCCCCGTGGTACGTCACTATCTTCCCGCAGCTCGAGCAGAATCAGCTCTACCAGAACTGGAGTTCTGGAAACATGAGCTTCGACTTGGTGGAAGGCGGCAATTTCGCTGCACTGGAAATTCTCAATTGCCCGAGCAACCCGCCCGTGATGCAAGGTCAGCCGCTCACGTCGTACGTAGCCAATACCGGTTGGCGTAATAAAGAGGGCTTCACCGGAAAGTCGGGCCACGTGAATCTTGAGAACGCCGCCAACGGCTTATTCTTCGACCGTACTCGGACGAGTGATTTGAAGAACCAGACGCCAACTCCGAACTGGGTGACCTCGCAGGATTACCGCGACTCGAACGGCGCCCCGAAGGTGACCATGTCTTTCGCCTACGTACAGGGCAAGGGCGACGGCAGCACGAAGACGTTGATGCTCTCGGAAAGCTTGGCGTCGCTCTACTGGGCGTATGCCAATAGCAACGATTACACCACGGTCCAGGATCAGCCCTACCATTTCGGTTTCGGTTGGGAGCGTCCGGATTACATCGCCACCGACTTGAAGTCGCGAATCAACGGGTCGCGTGATCCAATTGCTTACGACAGCTACGCGCAGTCGTCTCAAGGGATGGATCAAATGTTTAATACCGCCCCGTCAACGGGGGATTTGAATCCTCGTCCCGGCACAGCGTCGAGTAACCACCCCGGCGGCGTGAATGTCGCGTTCATGGCCGGCCAGGTCGAACTGCTCACCGATCAGATCGACCCGTTCGTCTTCGGCCAGCTGATGACGTCGAATCATAAGCAGTCAGATTTGCCGACGGACGCTGTCTCCGTCGAACCGAGCGACGACGCCTTCTAAGACGTCGCCGCGTTGCAGATCAACCAACGACCCACGGGGCGCCCACTCGGCGCCCCGTGGTTTTTTGTGCGCCCTAACGACCGCACGCGTCATTCCCTAGCCCGGGGCTCTGCCCGAGGGACGGCACCCATTCCGACAGGCCTCACTGCGCGCAAAAGCCATCCCCGGGCAAAGCCCGGGGCTATTTTTTTCGGCCCACTTTTGTGTTGAAACTGGGCCACCCATTTCGCTAGCCTGAATTAACGCTCTCGCCTCGTTCCCACGCTCCGCGTGGGAACGACCTGTCCGACGCTCCGCGTCGCGGGCCGAAGCCGGGCAGAGAGAGGCCCAAAGGGCGCCATGTCGTCGCGCAGCGTCGACATGCGAACGATCGTTGGATGTCGAGGCGCAGAGGGGCGACTGCGGCTCCCGCTCAGGCAGGACGCGACGCAGCGCGTCGACTCAAACGTTCCCACGCGGAGCGTGGGAACGAGCAGCCAGACGGCTCTTTGACAACCGATTCGCCGCTGTCGCCGGCCCCCCCCGAACGGAGGGTAAAAGCGACACGACACGCGACACTAAACTCGCAAAGCGAGCACGGGGAAGAACTTACCGCGAGCGCTTAGTGTCGCCTAAAATACGTTTTTCGCACGGACGCGACGCGACACGACATCAACGCGGCCCGCGACGCAGCTCCGCACCCCCGTCGCCATCGGCCTGAGTCGCTTCAGCGACTAGGCGGCGCCACGCCGCGCGCAGCCTCATGCTCACGCCGGAGTACCGCCGAGAGCATACCACCCGGCCGTCGAGGACGCCCCACCGCCCTATGAGAGCGTTTGGCGAACCATCCCGCTAACCGCGAACATGAACGCTGAAAGCGTTCCAGCATCCAGCCCGGGGTTGATTGCGCAGCAATCTACCCCGGGACAGCGGCGCCCCGGATACCAACCCTGAAAGGGTTGCAGAAGCTTCAACCCTTACAGGGTTGTGCGGCTCGTTGGGCAACGTCCCCGGGGTAGATCGCACCGCGATCAACCCCGGGCTGGGTGATGAAACGCTTACAGCGTTGAAGAAGCAGCCAGACTGACCAGGCCGCCTCTTGGGGGGGACAGCACGCGACGCAGAGCGTCGCTCACGACGTTCCCACGCAGAGCGTGGGAACGAGGCGACAAGGCATTTCCTGAACCCCGAACCCTCGCCCCTGAACCCTGCCGACCGCTTTAGCGGTCGGCAATCGCTGGAATCGGCCGTTCGGTCGGCCCGGTGTATACCTGCCGCGGACGGCAGATCTTCTTCGCCGGGTTGGCGTGCATCTCGACCCAGTGAGCAATCCACCCCGGCAGCCGGCCGATGGCGAACAGTACGGTGAACATCTGCTCCGGAATGCCGATGGCGCGATAGACCACGCCCGAGTAGAAGTCGACGTTCGGGTAGAGCTTCCGCTCGATGAAGTAGGGGTCGTTGAGGGCGACCTGCTCGAGCTCCAACGCAATGTCGAAGATCGGATCCTTGATCGCCTGCTTCTTGAGGATCCGGTGGCAGGCCGCCTTAATGATCGTCGCCCGCGGGTCGAAGTTCTTGTAAACGCGGTGGCCGAAGCCCATCAGGCGGAAGTTGTTGTTCTTGTCCTTCGCCATGTCGACGTACTTCTTGACGTTCGAGCCGTCGCGGCGGATCTGTTCGAGCATCTGGACGCAGGCCTCGTTCGCCCCGCCGTGCAGCGGGCCCCACAAGGCGCTGATGCCGGCCGAAATCGAGGCGAACAGGTTGGCGTTCGACGAGCCGACCATCCGCACCGTCGAGGTGCTGCAGTTCTGCTCGTGGTCGGCGTGGACGATCAGCAGCAGGTTGAGGGCGTCGACGAAGTCCTGGTCGACCTCGTAGTTTTCGCTCGGCACGGCGAACATCATCCGCAAGAAGTTCGCACAGTAGTCGAGCGAATTCTGCGGGTACATTTGCGGCTGGCCGACCGACTTCTTGTAGGCAAAGGCGGCGATCGTCGGCAGCTTCGCGACGAGGCGAACGATCGAGGCGTCGACTTGTTCCGGATCGTGCGGGTCGAGCGAATCTTGGTAGAAGGTCGACATCGCCCCGACAACCGAGCCAAGGATCGCCATCGGGTGGGCGTCGCGGGGGAAGCCGTTGTAGAACAGGCTCATGTCCTCGTGCAGCATCGTGTGCCGCGAGAGGGTGTCCCGGAAGTGGTCGAGTTTGGCCTGCGTCGGCAGTTCGCCGTAGATCAGCAGGTAGGCGACCTCGATGAAGGTGCACTTGGCGGCGAGTTCTTCGATCGGATAGCCGCGGTACCGCAGGATCCCCTTCTCGCCGTCGAGAAAGGTGATCGCGCTCGTCGTGGCGCCCGTGTTGACGTAGCCCTCGTCGAGGGTGATATACCCGGTCGAGCCGAGGAGCTTG
This sequence is a window from Lacipirellula parvula. Protein-coding genes within it:
- the fae gene encoding formaldehyde-activating enzyme: MSMFIGEALAGEGNEIAHIDLLIGDKAGPVGVAFANALARQSEGHSNLLAVLTPNLAVKPATVMITKVTIKGAKQAVQMFGPAQAAVAKAVADSVANGVIKKGDVENLVIVCGVFIHWEAADDKKIYDYNYEATVMAIKNAMEGKPNVDEMLAGKDAAAHPFRGF
- a CDS encoding NAD(P)-dependent methylenetetrahydromethanopterin dehydrogenase, translated to MSLKKILVCLDADPQPSVFDGVVAVDSGVDFLFRHGGVAAAQVRDLVYGAMFTRGPQELKNTAVFIGGSDVTVAEGLLKAATEAFFGPMRVSVMLDANGANTTAAAAVLAARRHVPLSGAIVTVLAGTGAVGRRVVRLLASEGARVRVASRKLTHAEGTCDKISRIVPGADLTAWTNENAMAAATAVEGAQAVIACGPPGVELLPKGYLAQAAGLQAAIDLNAVPAHGLGDVAPTDKATHHGAIVCYGALGVGGTKMKIHKAAIAKLFTRNDLVLDADEIYAIGKEL
- a CDS encoding DUF1559 domain-containing protein translates to MRLSNRKAFTLVELLVVIAIIGTLVGLLLPAVQAAREAARRNTCAANLTQLSKALAIRETSTKDLPGYINTLGIKGSTKMVRAPWYVTIFPQLEQNQLYQNWSSGNMSFDLVEGGNFAALEILNCPSNPPVMQGQPLTSYVANTGWRNKEGFTGKSGHVNLENAANGLFFDRTRTSDLKNQTPTPNWVTSQDYRDSNGAPKVTMSFAYVQGKGDGSTKTLMLSESLASLYWAYANSNDYTTVQDQPYHFGFGWERPDYIATDLKSRINGSRDPIAYDSYAQSSQGMDQMFNTAPSTGDLNPRPGTASSNHPGGVNVAFMAGQVELLTDQIDPFVFGQLMTSNHKQSDLPTDAVSVEPSDDAF
- a CDS encoding citrate synthase, coding for MSEVAKLSTPDGKQLELPVVVGTEQERAVDISKLLGSTGYITLDEGYVNTGATTSAITFLDGEKGILRYRGYPIEELAAKCTFIEVAYLLIYGELPTQAKLDHFRDTLSRHTMLHEDMSLFYNGFPRDAHPMAILGSVVGAMSTFYQDSLDPHDPEQVDASIVRLVAKLPTIAAFAYKKSVGQPQMYPQNSLDYCANFLRMMFAVPSENYEVDQDFVDALNLLLIVHADHEQNCSTSTVRMVGSSNANLFASISAGISALWGPLHGGANEACVQMLEQIRRDGSNVKKYVDMAKDKNNNFRLMGFGHRVYKNFDPRATIIKAACHRILKKQAIKDPIFDIALELEQVALNDPYFIERKLYPNVDFYSGVVYRAIGIPEQMFTVLFAIGRLPGWIAHWVEMHANPAKKICRPRQVYTGPTERPIPAIADR
- a CDS encoding DUF1559 domain-containing protein, coding for MAHRVRGRRCAFTLVELLVVIAIIGTLMGLLLPAVQNARESGRSNACRSNLANIQKAMTTYEVANKEYPGYINPIGIMGDGRASWGAMMLPYIEQTQLWDELVAGRQAAAPIDVYICPSNPPRTEGGPAMSYLANTGSIQDEKIKDENDDCSIVENPGNGLFFDRTRSIGPPDVRDLEPDCQKPQRDPIIRMTAASVQAQGDGSTHTLMFSEGINALAWTGLAQSDKAWHYGFCWEDPLTIKNATTNGVSSPELVADASYRVINGVKEILPEYQGDKAPNTGVASSFHPGGVNVAFVGGAVLFLSDRISPIVYAQLMTSNRKLSDLAYGGKHDRDMPTPGPDDY